In Parasegetibacter sp. NRK P23, the genomic stretch TTTCTTTTTTGAAAGGATCGAAGGCCGCCAGTACCAGGGCGTCGTAATTTTTCCAATCCGCGGGCAGGGGCAAACTGAGAATGCCTTTTTTACCCGGCGCGATATCGGGAGCGGGGGCCGTTCCTTTTTGCTGGAGGGAATAACCGGCGAACTGCTCTCCCGGCTGGCGGAAATTCACAAGACCCCACTGGAAAGAACATTGAGCGATGTTCGTGAAGTGAAACCTGTTCTCGATCTCAATGCCTCCGGCGAATTGAGCCGGAAGATTTTTGAGCGTGATTTTTACAGGAGAAAATATTTCGCGGATGGCGAAGAAGCCACCTTCTTTTTCGCGGTGGGGTCCCATGATGCCGTCGGGCGCGTTCACCCCGTTCACATCAATGATGTTGTTGAGGTCGGTCCGCACCACACCTTCATCTACCATGGCCCAGAGAAAACCGCCGCCGGAACGTTTGGCGTTCCAGTGCTGTTCCCACATATCGTATAACCCGGTGGCGCAACCGCCATCGTCCTGGCAGTGGAGGAATTCCGTGGGCATGTAGATATTATTGTCGGCGAGAATTTTCTGGGTGCTGTAATAATCTTCATAGTGGTTACAGTCGATGCCATTGTAAGCGTTTCCCGGCCTGTGGTGCGCATGGATGACGGGACGGTTGGAGAAATCATATTTGCCGTAATCATCGTCCAGTTCTTTGTTGTGTCCACCTTCGTTGCCATTGCTCCAGAAGATGATGGAGGGATGGTTCAGGTCGCGGACCACCAGTTCCTTCACCAGTTTTTCACCGGCAGGAGTACTGTAAGCTTTTTGCCAGCCGGCCAGCTCGTTCAACACATAAATACCCATGGAGTCGCAGAGTTCCAGGAAACGTTTATCGGGCGGATAATGTGAGCAGCGCACGGCGTTCATGTTCATTTCTTTCAGCAGCAACGCGTCTTTCACCTGTATTTCTTCGTTCAGGGTGCGGCCGGTTTCGGGCCAGAAGCAGTGGCGGTTGATGCCCTTCATTTTCACCTGCACGCCGTTGATGTAGATGCCATCGCCCTTTCTTATTTCGATGGTGCGGAAGCCGAAGGTTTCTTTGAGCTGGAAAGTTTTTTTTCCCGCGGACTGAAGGGAAACGAACGCCTTGTAAAGGTGTGGCGTTTCCGAAGTCCAGGTTAGGATATTATTTGCTTTGGTGCGCAGCACCACCACGGAATCTTTGGGTGTAACGGAGGCTTTGGCGGTGGCCACGAATTTCCCTTTGGCATCGCGGATATCGGCAACGATCTCCCGGTTTTGTTGCAATCCTTTTACGAACACCTGCATGGCGAAACTACCGTCCGCTTTGGCATCGATAGCTGTATAGTCGATATGTTCCTTCGGAACGGCTTCCAGGTAAACGGGTCTGAAAATACCGCCGAATACCCAGTAATCCGCCAGCCTTTCGGCATTGTTAACGGATGGGTCAGCCGACATTTTAGACACTTCCGCTTCCAACAGGTTCTGTGCGCCGAAAACCAGTTTATCAGTGATTTTATATTTGAACCGGTAGAAGGCGCCCTGGTGTTTTTCTCCCGCGGGTTTACCGTTTATTTTTACTTCGGTATCCGTCATGGAACCTTCGAATACGATGAAGATATCTTTTCCCTTCCAGTTCGCGGGTACATTGAATTTGTACTTGTAAAGTCCCTTTTCATCCGCGAAGCGGAAATTTTTTCCGTAGGTCTTGTAATCCCGGCCGTAATTGTAGGCGCCGAATCCTTCCTGTTCCCAGCAGGACGGCACCTGGATGGTGGTCCATTTGCCGCTGTTGCGCCCGGCGGTGCAGAAGAATTCCCAGGTTTTGGTATCCGAGCTTCCTGTACCGGACAGGTATTGAATCTCTTTTTCCTGTGCGCTTGCGTGAACAACCGTTGCGAGGAAAAAAGCGGAGAAAAGCAGTTTTTTTACGTTGAGCATATCCGTTATTTTCTATGAGCGTCTACCGGCGCTACTTTCCTTTAATTGATGATTTTGTATTCAGTGTATTCAACATCGGGGTTAAGGTGGCTTCACCAAGCATACCGGATGAGAATGGTTCCCATTTCAGTGCGGAGAAAAGGCCGTCGGCACCCCTGTTTTCCGCTTTGTGCGCGGGGAAATTGATGTTGTAGAACTTCTTCCATTGCACGCCACTTTTTTCCAGGAAGATGATCCGGTTGGCCATGCTGTTGGACACCACGATCTCAAGGGTGTTTTTCGCGGCGAAGGCAGTGGAGGGAATCAACACTTCGTAAGTGGGTCCCAGTAGGGTGGTGACCTTCTTCCCGTTCAGGAAAATTTCCGCCGACTCCCCGATTTTACCCAGGTCCAGTTTCCACACATCGGTCGCTGTTTTGGTATTTGGCCTTGCAAAGGTGGTGGTATATTTCGCCACGCCTGAAAAATACTGGTAATCATCACCAGGCAGCTCCGTCCACGAACCCGGTTTGGTAACCATTACAGGCTGTGGAAGTTTCGGGCCTCCCGAAACAAAGGCCAGTTTCCAGCTTTTGCCAACAGTTTGCGCGGCGCCAACTGCCACATAGGAAGGAAACATTTGTCCGCTGATGGGCTGGTCCGATACCTGGAGCACAAGGCTTTCCCCCGGCCTTAAGGAAAGGTGGACCAGCATGGAATCTTTCGATAACCTGGGTTGTAATACGCCTGCTTCGCCGTTCATGGGATTGAACAGGGCGGCATACCGGAATTTTTTGGAAACGGGCACCCATTGGTCGATGGCCAGATTTCCTGTATTGGCGATGAAATGATATTCTCCGTTCGGGATGATTCTGCGTATGCTCTTCACCCCTTCTGGTAGCATTTCTTTTCTTACAGCGGCGGCTTTCAGCAGGTCGGCAAGTTTTTCACCTTCTGCCACCAGTAGTTTTCCCTTCCCGGTTGTTGCCGTAAAAATGCCGGTTGCGGGATCATTCTCAATGGTGAGTTCCTGCATCACTTTTCCGAAGAAAGCCTTTACTTCATCCTGGTTGGCCATGCCGGGCGCGTTTTGAGGCAGGTGCCCGGCAAACACAACGGTGGCGCCTTGCTGCGCAAGGGCGTATAACTTACGTACGGTAGCCAATGGCATAGACTTCAATTGCGGCACCACGATTACCTGGTATTCCGCTCCGCCCGTTTGGATACGTCCATCCGCTGTTTGGAATGATTCCAGTTGTTTATCAGAAAAAAGATCGAAGGCATACCCGTTTTCCAGCATCCAGGAAGCCGCGTGTTCAAACGGTGTTCCGTCAAAACCTTCCATACCATCAAAATGATGGAGCATTCCGCCCCGCGCGGTCGGTTCCATCAGGCGATCGTGGAAGGGAAAATACAGCAACACGTCGTTCCCGGGTTTTCCGGCCTGTAAAAACGACTGGCAACGGGTAACATACTGATTGAGCCAGGCGAAATCTTTCCAGAACGGGTTGTTGGGATGAAAATGAACGGCGGCATAGAACAGCCATCCGGGCCATGGATCGTTTTGTGGAGAATAGTTGGTGCCGTGGTAAAAGATATGGTTCACGCCACCAATGAAGTATTTATCCAGCACGGCTTTCACATTGGAGAGCGTTGAAATGAAGTGATCGTTGAGCCAGGTGGCCGCCTCGGCCGAAGCCAGTGGTTTCCCCGCCACATGTGCCGCGGAGGTGGCGAACTTGTAACGAAGGATATTGGTACCTTCCGTTTCCGGGATATCAATGGCGCTGTAGAGATCGAGGATGTTGGCGGGTGAACCGTGCGACTGGTTCCTGATGAGCTTGCCCTGTTTGGCGGCCCAGTGGTGCCATGGTTGCGTAAACTTTTCCAGGATCAGGTCGGAAATGGTGAGCCTGTAGTCGTGTAGAACACGGATTCGGGTATCTGTATTTTCACTGGAAAACAGGTCGGGTAAAAAACGTTCGAGGCGGTAACCTCTTCTTTTGCTGAACTCCTCCAGCAGGTTGGGGGTCCAGTCGCTCTGACCGCGGGCATCATCTACTTCATAAGAATCGTTGAACCAGGCCCGCAGGTGGCTCATATCCGTTTTTGCCAGGGAAGTGTTGAATTTCGAGAGGTAGTTATCCAGCGCTTTCTGTTCAAAATGATCGATCACATTTCCTTCCCCTCCCGGCGCGGAGCGTTCCACCATCTTTCCGTGCAGCCCTTCAAAAAGCGCATATACTTTCCAGTTACCAGCGGGGGCGTTCCACTTTATATCCTTCCCATTGGTTACGTTGCTGGAAATATCCATCGACTGCCCGTTTTCGCCGTAGGCGAAAACTTTGATGAGTTTAAGTGGTTTCGGAAACCGGACCTGGTCGATGGCCAGCGCCTGGAGGTTTTCGTTGTCAGCGATGGGGTCTTTCAACTGATCAGGTTTCAGCGGTTTTCCATTTGCGGTACGCACGAAGCCATCGGCGATGAATTCGAGTTGCTGGCTCCATGTTGTTCCACCCGCTACGTCATATTTCTTATGCGTGAGGTATTTGCAGGCATCTTCAGCGCCAATCCAGGGTCCGCCGAAGGGCCAGCCGGTACCGGTGGCCATATCTATGCCAAGGCCAACCGCTTTCGCTTCATTTAAAGTAAACTGGAACATTTCCACCCAACGTGGTGAGAGGAAAGGGAGGAAACTGTTTTCAGCTCCCTTTACACCGAAGATGGGCGTGATCTCCAGGCCGCCCAGTCCCGCGTTTTTGTAGAGGTACATAGAAGCTGCCACGCCTGCTTCAGTAACGGCGCTGCCCTGCCACCACCAACGTGTCCAGGGTTTTGTAGTTGTGGTAACGGCGGGCCACTGAAGCTGTGCAAAGCTGGTTCC encodes the following:
- a CDS encoding glycoside hydrolase family 2 TIM barrel-domain containing protein codes for the protein MLNVKKLLFSAFFLATVVHASAQEKEIQYLSGTGSSDTKTWEFFCTAGRNSGKWTTIQVPSCWEQEGFGAYNYGRDYKTYGKNFRFADEKGLYKYKFNVPANWKGKDIFIVFEGSMTDTEVKINGKPAGEKHQGAFYRFKYKITDKLVFGAQNLLEAEVSKMSADPSVNNAERLADYWVFGGIFRPVYLEAVPKEHIDYTAIDAKADGSFAMQVFVKGLQQNREIVADIRDAKGKFVATAKASVTPKDSVVVLRTKANNILTWTSETPHLYKAFVSLQSAGKKTFQLKETFGFRTIEIRKGDGIYINGVQVKMKGINRHCFWPETGRTLNEEIQVKDALLLKEMNMNAVRCSHYPPDKRFLELCDSMGIYVLNELAGWQKAYSTPAGEKLVKELVVRDLNHPSIIFWSNGNEGGHNKELDDDYGKYDFSNRPVIHAHHRPGNAYNGIDCNHYEDYYSTQKILADNNIYMPTEFLHCQDDGGCATGLYDMWEQHWNAKRSGGGFLWAMVDEGVVRTDLNNIIDVNGVNAPDGIMGPHREKEGGFFAIREIFSPVKITLKNLPAQFAGGIEIENRFHFTNIAQCSFQWGLVNFRQPGEQFAGYSLQQKGTAPAPDIAPGKKGILSLPLPADWKNYDALVLAAFDPFKKEIYKWTWKIKGNEALLTQVVLKDKSAAGFENIGDSIIGLKGGEVTVFLDKKSGQIVNLRNTMSDKLSFSNGPVMVSGNATVSGVKTWTEGNDAIAEFTYSGDMKYVRWRMNGSGWLSMEYDYALNGDYPFAGVSFNYPENFVLGAKWLGKGPYRVWKNRLQGVTDNVWENAYNNTHTGSAPWIYPEFKGYYADITWMEMNTVEGKFTIASADTGLFVRLFDFYGLSGAKPHPNLPVGNISFLDAIPALGTKLALNIDANPSKLGPSGEPNHLNGNRKRTLWFYFGLPKPSSDKKEQYSRPAVNDLF
- a CDS encoding glycosyl hydrolase, which translates into the protein MTLAAFLLLAGTSFAQLQWPAVTTTTKPWTRWWWQGSAVTEAGVAASMYLYKNAGLGGLEITPIFGVKGAENSFLPFLSPRWVEMFQFTLNEAKAVGLGIDMATGTGWPFGGPWIGAEDACKYLTHKKYDVAGGTTWSQQLEFIADGFVRTANGKPLKPDQLKDPIADNENLQALAIDQVRFPKPLKLIKVFAYGENGQSMDISSNVTNGKDIKWNAPAGNWKVYALFEGLHGKMVERSAPGGEGNVIDHFEQKALDNYLSKFNTSLAKTDMSHLRAWFNDSYEVDDARGQSDWTPNLLEEFSKRRGYRLERFLPDLFSSENTDTRIRVLHDYRLTISDLILEKFTQPWHHWAAKQGKLIRNQSHGSPANILDLYSAIDIPETEGTNILRYKFATSAAHVAGKPLASAEAATWLNDHFISTLSNVKAVLDKYFIGGVNHIFYHGTNYSPQNDPWPGWLFYAAVHFHPNNPFWKDFAWLNQYVTRCQSFLQAGKPGNDVLLYFPFHDRLMEPTARGGMLHHFDGMEGFDGTPFEHAASWMLENGYAFDLFSDKQLESFQTADGRIQTGGAEYQVIVVPQLKSMPLATVRKLYALAQQGATVVFAGHLPQNAPGMANQDEVKAFFGKVMQELTIENDPATGIFTATTGKGKLLVAEGEKLADLLKAAAVRKEMLPEGVKSIRRIIPNGEYHFIANTGNLAIDQWVPVSKKFRYAALFNPMNGEAGVLQPRLSKDSMLVHLSLRPGESLVLQVSDQPISGQMFPSYVAVGAAQTVGKSWKLAFVSGGPKLPQPVMVTKPGSWTELPGDDYQYFSGVAKYTTTFARPNTKTATDVWKLDLGKIGESAEIFLNGKKVTTLLGPTYEVLIPSTAFAAKNTLEIVVSNSMANRIIFLEKSGVQWKKFYNINFPAHKAENRGADGLFSALKWEPFSSGMLGEATLTPMLNTLNTKSSIKGK